A genomic segment from Bufo bufo chromosome 8, aBufBuf1.1, whole genome shotgun sequence encodes:
- the LZTFL1 gene encoding leucine zipper transcription factor-like protein 1: protein MAELNEHHRGEVLSYMRFAQSKRLLRLKSVASCFQDVRESRLVEDTYTAEEVAELLSGLQAVVQSELELELINSAHTNVLLLQQLFSQAQHWHLRLHTDISELENRQLLEQVAELEKSQELGPSTKGPQANKPRLVPLSEGGSSSDLLHSQITRLQEENDKLRSRLRTLEGQATAALDDKRSVEQTLKDLKIQFQAKQNSQATQGVSHLEDTVTNLKLEFQKTLGDHTSSQKNLEENLTTTKHELLRVNEQLTMAEKELEKKFQETGAYRNMKDILTRKNEQIKDLRRKLSKYEAED, encoded by the coding sequence ATGGCGGAGCTGAACGAGCATCACCGCGGAGAGGTTCTCAGTTATATGCGATTCGCTCAGTCCAAGCGACTGCTCCGGCTTAAGAGCGTGGCCTCCTGCTTCCAGGATGTGCGGGAGAGCCGGCTGGTGGAGGACACGTACACGGCGGAGGAGGTAGCCGAGCTCCTGAGCGGCCTGCAGGCTGTGGTGCAGAGCGAGCTGGAACTGGAGCTCATCAACTCGGCCCATACCAATGTGCTTCTCTTACAGCAGCTCTTCTCCCAGGCCCAGCACTGGCACCTCCGGCTGCACACCGACATCTCCGAGCTGGAGAACCGCCAGCTCCTGGAGCAGGTGGCCGAGCTGGAGAAGAGCCAGGAGCTGGGGCCCTCTACTAAGGGCCCCCAGGCCAACAAGCCTAGACTGGTCCCATTGAGCGAGGGCGGTTCTTCCTCGGACCTTCTCCACAGTCAGATCACCCGTCTCCAGGAAGAGAACGACAAGCTGCGCTCCCGGCTCCGCACTCTGGAAGGCCAAGCGACCGCCGCCCTGGACGACAAACGCAGCGTCGAGCAAACCCTCAAAGATCTGAAGATCCAGTTCCAGGCCAAGCAGAACTCCCAGGCTACACAAGGGGTCAGTCACCTGGAGGACACCGTGACCAACCTCAAGCTGGAGTTCCAGAAGACCCTAGGCGACCACACGAGCAGCCAGAAGAACCTGGAGGAGAACCTGACCACGACCAAACATGAGCTCCTGAGGGTCAATGAGCAGCTGACCATGGCGGAGAAAGAGCTGGAAAAGAAGTTCCAGGAGACCGGCGCCTACCGTAACATGAAGGACATCCTGACCCGGAAAAACGAGCAGATCAAGGACCTCCGCAGGAAGTTGTCAAAGTATGAAGCGGAAGACTGA
- the TIMM17B gene encoding mitochondrial import inner membrane translocase subunit Tim17-B, whose product MEEYVREPCPWRIVDDCGGAFTMGIIGGGVFQSIKGFRNAPVGMKHRLRGSVSAVKIRAPQIGGSFAVWGGLFSTIDCGLVRLRGKEDPWNSITSGALTGAVLASRSGPLAMVGSALMGGILLALIEGVGILLTRYTAQQFQNPSPFGEEPSNVPH is encoded by the exons ATGGAGGAATATGTGCGGGAACCATG TCCCTGGAGGATTGTCGATGACTGCGGAGGAGCCTTTACAATGGGGATCATCGGGGGCGGGGTGTTTCAGTCAATTAAAGGGTTCAGAAATGCTCCAGTG GGAATGAAGCACCGTCTGCGGGGCAGTGTGAGCGCCGTGAAAATCCGCGCTCCACAGATTGGAG GCAGTTTTGCTGTGTGGGGGGGCTTGTTCTCCACTATTGACTGTGGTTTGGTACGGCTTCGTGGGAAAGAAGACCCCTGGAATTCCATCACCAGTGGAGCTCTTACCGGGGCGGTCCTGGCATCTCGCA GTGGACCTCTGGCCATGGTGGGCTCAGCGCtgatgggggggattttattAGCTCTCATAGAAGGGGTTGGAATCCTCCTGACCCGCTACACAGCACAGCAGTTTCAGAACC CAAGTCCATTTGGAGAAGAGCCAAGTAACGTACCTCACTGA
- the PQBP1 gene encoding polyglutamine-binding protein 1 yields the protein MPLPSALQARLAKRGILKHFEAEAAEEVIAEDYDDNNVDYEATRLENLPPNWYKVFDPICGLPYYWNVETDMVSWLSPHDPNAVITKCTSKQKEPEERPEKPEWPEREEVKERRHIRREEIAPYPKPKKGRKEEEIDPMDPSAYSDAPRGTWSTGLPKRNEAKTGADTTAAGPLFQQRPYPSPGAVLRANAEASRAKPLE from the exons ATGCCACTGCCATCGGCCCTTCAAGCCCGATTGGCGAAAAGAGGGATCTTGAAGCATTTTGAAGCAG AGGCAGCAGAAGAGGTCATTGCCGAGGACTATGATGATAACAACGTGGACTATGAGGCTACGCGGCTAGAGAATCTCCCCCCCAACTGGTACAAGGTGTTTGACCCAATATG CGGCCTGCCGTATTACTGGAATGTGGAGACGGACATGGTGTCCTGGTTGTCCCCACATGACCCCAACGCTGTCATCACCAAATGCACCTCCAAACAGAAAG AGCCGGAGGAGCGGCCGGAGAAACCAGAGTGGCCGGAGAGGGAGGAGGTAAAGGAGAGAAGACACATTCGAAGGGAGGAAATCGCTCCATATCCAAAACCAAAAAAAG GGAGGAAAGAAGAAGAGATCGATCCCATGGATCCAAGTGCTTATTCTGATGCTCCAAG GGGCACCTGGTCTACAGGACTTCCCAAAAGAAACGAGGCCAAAACTGGGGCAGACACCACGGCTGCAGGACCCTTGTTTCAGCAGAGACCGTATCCCAGTCCAGGAGCCGTGCTGAGGGCCAACGCTGAAGCCTCTCGTGCTAAACCCCTGGAATGA